The Streptomyces sp. ICC1 DNA window GTATGGCCGGCCAGAAGCGCCGGAAGAACGCCAAGGTGCTGCCCGTGGTCGCGGGCGGCCTCGGCCGGGCGGGCGGCGCTCACAGCTCCCCCAGGCGGCGGATCGCCGGCGCGACGCGCTGGACGCCGTGGCGGTAGGCCCCCCGGGCGGCGTCGCGCAGGTGGGCGCGGAGCCGGCGGCGCAGCCGGGACTCCCCCTGGTCCGGCCGCGGCGCCCCGGGCAGCGGGTGCCCGTCGGGGCCGAGGTGGTGGCGGGCCAGGATCCCGGGCAGGTAGCCGGGTGCGGTGGCCTGCGTGTAGTACGGGGCCAGGGGCGGGAGTCCGCCGGGCCCCGTCAGCTCCGCGAGCCGGGCCCGGGCCGCGGCGTAGGCGTCACCGCCGCCCGCGCCCGTGCCGTCGCCGGCCGTCCCGTCGACGCCCGTGCCGTCGCCTGCGGGGGCCACGCCCTGCGCCGCCAGCCAGTCCGGGTCCCCCTTCGGCAGCAGGCCCGCGTCGAGCTCGGTCCAGGAGGCCAGGCAGCCCGAGCCCAGGAAGTGGTGGTTGCCCAGGGTCTCGCGGACGCCGAGGTCGGTGAGGACGGCCGTCGGGATGCCCCGGTGCAGGGATTCCAGGGCGGCCGTGGAGGAGACGGTGACCAGCAGGTCGGCGGTGTCCAGGACCTCGCCCATGTTCCCGTACACCAGGCGGCAGTTGGAGGGCAGGCCGCCCGGCAGCTGCTGCGCCAGGCGCTGGTAGGGGAGCTCCTCCAGGTGGGTGGTGTGCTCCCCCGGGCGGCTGCGCAGTTTGACGAGCACCTCGCGGTCCGGGTGCAGCCGGGCGTGTTCCGCGGCCCGCCGCAGCAGGTACGAGCGGTCCGCGCGGGACTGCGGCACCGACGGCTGGACGGCGAAGACGACCCGGTGGGTCCGGTCGCCGACGGGCGAGTACGGGGCCCCGCCGAGGAAGGGCAGCACCGTCTCCACGACGGCGTCCGCGTCCGCCCCGACGCCCCGGTACACGGCGCGGAACCGGTCGGCGTCGTGGCGGGAGTTGGCGAGGACGAGGTCGGCGCCGTGCCGCAGCAGCAGTCCGTCGGCGAGCTTCTCGTACACGACGCCGACGTAGCCGGTGACGAAGGCGGGGCGGGGGCCGGGGCCGGGCCACAGGGCGCGGGCTCCGTGCAGGACGGCCGCCGCGGCTCCGCCGACGAGCGCGAGGACGACCACGTCGTAGCGCTCCCGCTCGATGTCCGCGAGGAAGCCCGCGCAGGTCACCTCGGTGAGCCGGTCGGTCCGGACCCCGACCTCGCCGAGCTGGCGCGCGGTGGGCGTGGCCCGGCCGCGCAGCAGGTATCCGGTCAGATGGGCGGAGCCGGGCTCCGGGGCGAGGCGGCGCGCGGTGAGCGCTCCCCATTTCCACCGGGTGTCGGAATCGGCGAGGACGGCCATACGGAGGACGGCTCGTGGGGCCGCGCGGTTGCTTGCTGGCACCCGGCAGAAGTTATTCCGCCTTTTCCGTGATCGGCCCAACGAGCGCACAACAGCGGGTTAACAACCCGTCGACGAAATGCGAAACCGTGCGGGTTAACGCGCCCGCCGTGCGTCGTTCACATGGAATCCTCGTCCGGGCCACGGTGAATGACGAGCGAGGTCATAATGTCTCGCGAGTGCTCAAGCTCTCTGTTGTCGTGCCGTTCTACAACGTGCAGACATACGCGCCGGATGCCCTGAAAAGTCTCGAACTCAACGCCCGGGACGATTTCGAGTTCCTGCTCGTCGACGACCGCTCGACGGACGGGACGAGCGCCCTCCTGGAGCGGGCGGCGCGCGAGCTGCCCGGCGCCTCGCACCTCAGACACGAACGCAACGCCGGCCTGGCGACGGCACGGAACACCGGTCTGGACGCGGCCCGCGGCGAGTACATCGCCTTCCTGGACGGGGACGACTGGCTGGCGCCCGGCCACTTGGCCCGCACCCTCGCCGCCATCGAGGCCCTGAGCTGCGATTTCGTCCGCACCGACCATGTCCGGTGCACGGGCCGGGCGCGCAGTGTGCAGCGCGTCCCCTACGGTCCGGACTCGGTCGTGGCCGATCCGCGGTCCGCGATCCTGCCGGCCGGCCGCACGACCTCGGTGGACTATCCGTACGCCTGGGCGGGGATGTACCACCGGCGGCTGCTGGACCGCGGGCTGCTGCACTTCACGGACGGCCTGCGGACGGCGGAGGACCGGCCGTGGATCTGGCGGCTGCACCGGGAGGCGGAGTCCTTCGCGACGGTCGGCCTGCCCGGGATCTTCTACCGGCGCGGGGTTTCCACCTCGCTGACACAAATCGGCGACGAGCGGCAGCTGGATTTCATCCGATCATTTGATCAAGTACTCGCGGACACGGCCGCCGACCGGGAATTCGATCTTCTCCTTCCCAAAGCCGTCCGAACATACTGCGCAATCATCGCGCACCACATCGGGTCCATCGAAAGGTTCGAACCGGCCGTGGCCAAGAAACTCCGCTCGATGAGCGCGGCCGCACTCGGCCGAATGCCCCAGGACGTCCTGGACCGGGCCCTGGACTCGATGGACTCCGACCGCGCCGACCTGCTCCGCCGGCTGCGCCGCCGCGCCCGGACGGCGGACTCCGCGGCCTCCGCCGCGGCCGCGGCCCTGGGGCCGAGCCCCGCGGGGGTGCGGGCATGAGCGCGGGCGTCACCCAGGTCTTCCTGGCCTCCACCCTCTACGGGACGGCCACCCTCGCCGCCGCCCTCGACGCGGGGTGCTTCCCGCCCGCCGGCCGCCGGATCCTGCTGACCAGCAACCACTCCGCCACCGCCGAGGTCGCGCCGGGCCTGGACTCCGCGCCCGGCTTCGCCGCCCTGCGCACCCGCTTCGACGAAGTCGTCGACTGGAACGCCGTCATCGCCCCGCAGCACCCCAGCACCTGGGCCCCGCGCTCCGACGACGTCCCGCTGTGGGAGCGGCAGTTGCGCGCCTCGTGGGGCCTGGGCTCCGACCGGGTCGAGCTGATCGTGGAATCGCTGCAGGTCCCGCCCGCCCAGAGCCTGTGCCGGCTGTTCGCCGGGGCGGCCGTCGAGGTCTACGCGGACGGGCTGATGAGCTACGGGCCCACCCGCTTCCGCCTCGACCCGCAGCTCGGGATGCGCGTCCGGCGGGTGCTGCACCTGGACCTCGTACCGGGCCTGGAGCCGCTGCTGCTGACCGAGTTCGGCGTACGGGCCGAGGTGATCCCGGCCGCGGCCTTCCTCAAGGTCGTGGCTGCGCTGTCCGAGCTCGAGGCCCCGCTCGTCCCGGCCCCCTCGGACGGGCCGCCGGCGCTCCTGCTCGGCCAGTACCTGTCGGCGCTCGACCTGATGCCCGCCGCCGAGGAGGAGGAGCTGCACATGGCGATGGTCCGGGGCGCCCACGCGCTGGGCCACCGCGAGCTGGTCTTCAAACCGCATCCCAGCGCCCCGGCCGCCTACGCGCGGCGGGCCGAGGAGGAGGCGGCACGGCTCGGTGTCCGGCTCACCGTGCTCGACGCCCCGGTGCTCGCCGAGACCCTGTACGAGCGGCTGCGCCCGGCCCTGGTCGTCGGCTGCTTCTCCACGGGACTGCTGACCGCGGCCACGCTGTACGGACTCCCGGTCGCCCGGACCGGCACCGGGGCCGTGCTCGCGCGGCTGGACCCGTACCCGAACAGCAACCGGATCCCGCTGGCGCTGGCCGACGCCCTGCTGCCGGACCTCGACGACGCGGCGGCCGTGCGCTCCTGGACCCCGGCCGCGGCCGAGACGGCCGGCCTGCTCACGGCGGTCGGCTTCACGATGCAGCCCAAGATCCTGGCGGAGCGCCGGCCCGAGGCCGAGCGGTGGCTGGCCGGGCAGCTGACCCCGCGCACCTGGCGCTACTTCACCCGCCGCCGGCTCACCGCCCTGGGCCTGCCGGGCGGCATTCCGGCGCAGCTGTCCTTCCTGCCCCGCAGCCGCACGGCCCGCCGCGTGGCCCGGCTGCTGCGCAGGGCGGTCAGCTGACGGCGAGCTTGGCGGCGAAGCCCAGGAACAGGACGCCCGCCGCCGAGCTGGCCCCGGCGGCGAGCCGCTTGCGGCTGCTGAAGGCCGCCGCCAGCCGGGTGCCGCCGAAGATCAGCGTGGTCAGGTAGAGGAAGCTGCCGATCTGCATCAGCCCGCCCAGCAGCAGGAAGGACAGCGCCGGGTAGGCGTAGGAGGGGTCCACGAACTGCACGAAGAAGGACATCAGGAAGAGGATGGCCTTCGGGTTGAACAGGCTGATCAGCAGCGCCCGCCGGTAGGGCCGCTCCGCCTCGCCGGCGGTCCCGGCGGCCGCAGCTGCTTCGGCCGCGTCCTTGGCCGCGGCGCGCTCGTGCCGCGAGCGCCACATCGTCCACGCGCCCCGCAGCATGCCGACGGCGAGCCAGGTCAGGTATCCGGCGCCGAGCAGTTTGACGACGCCGAAGAGCAGCGGGCTGGTCTGGAGCAGGGCCCCGGCGCCGACCGCGGCCAGGGTCATGAGCACGGCGTCCCCGGTGAAGACGCCGCAGGCGGCCTTGTAGCCCACGCGGACCCCGCGGCGCGCGGCGACGGACAGCACGTAGAGCGAGTTCGGGCCCGGCAGCAGAATGATCAGCACGAGGCCGGCGAGATACGTCGGAAGATCTGTGACACCCAGCATGTGCAGGAGTGTCCCATGACGACGCACCTGTCGCGCCAGTCGTTTTCACAGGGCGGACGCACGGGTCCGCCGGGCGGTGACGGCTGGTCGCGGCCGGGTCACCAGGTGGAATCGGCCGGCACGTACGTCCCCCACACCTCCCGCAGCGCACCGCACACCTCCCCCACCGTGGCCCTCGCCCGCAACGCCTCCCGCACCGGGTACAGCACGTTCCCCGTCCCCGCGGCCGTCTCCCGGACCGCCGCCAGGGCCGCGGCCACGGCCGCGCCGTCGCGCCCCGCCCGCAGCGCCGCCAGCGCGGCCCGCTGCCGGTCCTCGATGGCCGGATCCACCCGCAGCGGCTCGTACGGCTCCTCCTCGGCCAGCGCGAACCGGTTGACCCCGACCACCACCCGCTCGCCGCTCTCCGTCTCCCGCGCGATCCGGTAGGCGTTCCGCTCGATCTCCCCCTTCTGGAAGCCCGCCTCGATCGCGGCCACCGCCCCGCCCATGTCCTCGACCCGCCGCATCAGGGCGAGCGCCGCCGCCTCCACGTCGTCCGTCATCCGCTCCACCGCGTACGACCCCGCGAAGGGGTCCACCGTGTGCGGCACGTCCGTCTCGTACGCCAGCACCTGCTGGGTGCGCAGCGCGAGGCGGGCCGACTTCTCGGTGGGCAGCGCGATCGCCTCGTCGAAGGAGTTGGTGTGCAGCGACTGGGTGCCGCCCAGCACGGCGGCCAGCCCCTGCACGGCCACCCGTACGAGGTTGAGCTCGGGCTGCTGCGCCGTCAGCTGGACCCCGGCGGTCTGGGTGTGGAAGCGCAGCATCAGCGACTTCGGGTCCCGGGCCCCGAACTCCTCGCGCATGACGCGGGCCCAGATCCGCCGGGCCGCGCGGAACTTCGCGACCTCCTCCAGGAGGGTGGTGCGGGCGACGAAGAAGAAGGACAGCCGGGGCGCGAACGCGTCGACCTCCATCCCGGCGGCCAGTGCGGTGCGCACGTACGCGATCGCGTTGGCGAGGGTGAAGGCGATCTCCTGCGCGGGCGAGGCCCCGGCCTCGGCCATGTGGTAGCCGGAGATGGAGATGGTGTTCCACCGGGGCAGTTCGGCCCGGCAGTAGCGGAAGGTGTCGGCCGTCAACCTGAGGGACGGTCCGGGCGGGAAGATGTAGGTCCCCCGTGCGATGTACTCCTTCAGCACGTCGTTCTGGACCGTGCCGGTCAGGGCGTCGGCCCCGATCCCCTGTTCTTCGGCGACCAGCTGGTAGAGCAGGAGCAGCAGCGCGGCGGGCGCGTTGATGGTCATCGAGGTGGAGACCCGGTCGAGCGGGATCCCGTCGAACAGCACCCGCATGTCCTCGACCGAGTCGATGGCGACGCCCACTTTGCCGACCTCGCCGTGCGCGAGCGGGGCGTCGGAGTCGTGGCCCATCTGGGTGGGCAGGTCGAAGGCCACGGACAGTCCGGCGGCGCCGCTCCCGATGAGCTGCCGGTAGCGGGCGTTGGACTCGGCGGCGGTGGCGAAGCCGGCGTACTGGCGCATCGTCCAGGGCCGTCCGGTGTACATCGTCGGGTAGACCCCGCGGGTGTACGGAAAGGCCCCGGGTTCGCCCAGTTCGGTCACGGGGTCCCAACCCGCCAAGTCGCCCGGCCGGTAGACCGGCTCGATCGGGACGCCGCTCTCGGTGTGCCGCTCCGCGTGCCGGTCCATGTGCCGCGCTCCTTCGTGGATCCGAGGGCCCCGGGGCTGATACAACGTCCCCGCGACGGCCGCTGGTCACAATGGCGCAACATCGCGGCCTTCCTTGCAACTCTCCACGCCCGTCGCGCATCACCTAGGTACACAGACAGAAATCGGGGGACCGCAATGCACCGCCAGAAAGTCATAATCCGCGCACTCGGCCTGGCCACCGCCGTCGCACTCGCCGCGACCGCCTGCGGTCCGCAGAAGTCGGGGGCCACGGGCTCCGGTTCTTCCGCGCCCGCGTCGCCCACGGCGGTCGCCTCTCCCGAGACCTCGCCGTCCTCGGACGCCAAGCCCGGCGACGCCTCCCCGTCCCCGTCGGCTTCCGCTTCCGCCTCCCCGTCGGCCTCCGCCTCGCCTTCGCCGACCGTGAAGCAGGTCATGGCCAACGGTGACGACAGCGAGCAGGTCCGCGAGCTCCAGGCCCGGCTGCGGCAGCTGAAGCTGATGTCGGTCGCGCCGACCGGGTTCTACGGCTCGAAGACGACCGCCGCGGTCAAGTCCTTCCAGACGAAGAACGGCCTGAGCGCCACCGGCGGCGTGGACGAGCCCACTTGGAAGAAGGTCCAGAGCCTCTCCAAGAAGCCGACCGCCGACGAGCTGCGCCCGCCGACCGTCAACGAGGCCGACGCGCCCGACCCGCGCTGCATGGAGGGCCGCGTCATGTGCATCAGCAAGGAGAGCCGCACCCTCGCCTGGATGATCGACGGCAAGGTCATCTCCACGATGGACGTGCGCTTCGGCTCGGAGAACACCCCGACCCGCGAGGGCGTGTTCAAGGTGGACCGCAAGGAGAAGGACTGGGTGTCGACGATCTACCACACGCCGATGCCGTACGCGATGTTCTTCAGCGGCGGCCAGGCCGTGCACTACTCGGCCGACTTCGCCGCCCGCGGTTACGCCGGCGCCTCGCACGGCTGCGTGAACGTCCGGGACAAGGGCAAGCTGTCGGCGCTCTTCAGCTCGGTCCAGAACGGCGACAAGGTCGTCGTCTACTGGTGAGCCCGGGGGCCGGTGCCGGCGGGTCGTCCGCCGGCCTGCCGGCCAGGGGTCGGACGTTGAGGGCGCGGGCGGGATCGGGGGAACGAATCCCGCCCGCGCCGGTTGCGCAGAGCCCAGGGGTACGGGGGGAACCCCGGCTCATGCGCGCCGATGACCAGTCGGCTCGTTATGTACTGCGCCGCCGGTTCGAAAAGTGTTACAGCCGGGTGGGCGACCGTTTCAGGACAATGTCCGATACCCGGTCCCCGGTGCTTCCCGCCGGCCGCGGCCGCGCTCAGCGGCGGGTGCCCGACCCCACGGATCCGTCCGTGAGCGGCCGGGCCGGCTCCAGCGTCGCCGAGCCCATCGGGGGCTTGCGCCCCGACGAGACCGGAGAGTCACCCCTCGTGCCGCCCGCGGCCGCGCCGTCGAGCACCGACTGGCAGTAGCGCGGGACCCGCAGCAGCCCGTTGGCCAGGCGTACGAGCTTCTCCCGGCGGTCGTCGTCGAGCGTGCCCGCCCGGTAGTCCTTGCACAGCGCCACCGCCCTGGTCCGGGTCTCCGTCTCCTTGCCGGTCGCGCCCTCGGTACCGCCGAGGAGGAAGCGGTCCTCGCCCTCCCGGTCGGTGTCCCGGCCGGTGCCGCCGGCCGAGACGCCCGCGGACGGCTCCGCCGCGGTCGCGCCGCCCGCCCCGGTGGAGCCGTCGCCGTCGGGCCCGGTCGTCATACGGTCGCCCGGGCCCGGGGTGTGCCCCGGATCCGGGCTGCTCCCCCGGCTCTCGCCACCCGGCGGCGGGACCGGCCGGGACGGCGGGACGAGCGGGGAGTCGGCGCCGCCCGAGGCCTCCGGGGAGAATCCGGCGGTCACCGAGACGGCCGGGAGCTGGCCCGCGCTCTCGTTCGTGTCCCGGTCCAGCAGGCCGGCTCCGGCGGCGGCCGCCAGGCCGCCCACCGCGACGCTCGCCAGGGCCGCCGCGAGGGCGAACCGGGCCGGCCTGGCCGGCCGGGAGCGGGCAGCGCGATCCGCGGCGGAGCCGGAGCCCGGGCCCGCCGGGCGGGCAGCGGACGCCGAGCCGGGCGGCGGGCTGAGGTCGACCACCGTGTCGCCGGCGGCGAACACGTCGGCGCCGACGGCCCGGCCCTGGGGCAGCGTGCCGCGCGCCGCGCGGAACGCGGCCACGGCGGCGGCCTCTCCGGGAAACTCGGCGCCGAGCGCCGGCGGCGGCTCGGCCAGTGCGTCGAGGGCGGCACGCAGCCGCTCGGCCCGTGCCCGCGCGTGGTGCTCGGCGCCAGGTACGGCCGGTTCGCCGCGCAGCAGTCTGTCCGCCGCGGCCTTGTCCAGCCACCTGTCGCGCTCGTCGGCCATCACATGTCCTTCTGCGTCCGCCAACGTGAATGCGTCACACCGGTTTGTTCTACGAGGCCCCCGCCATGGGCCCGCTGCGCCGGAACGCCGTCGAGATCCCTCTCGCCCCCCGCGTCCCGCGCCTGGCCACCGCCATTATCGCCGAGGCCGCGCCCCAGTCCGGAGTCGATGTCGGAGTCAGGCTCGAAACCGCCCTCCGCGCCGAGCAGCTCGGCGAGTTTCTTCAGTCCCCGGTGGGCGGCGGTGCGTACCGCGCCGGGCCGCTTGCCCAGGGTCTCGGCCGCGCTCTTGGCGTCCAGGCCGACGACGACCCGCAGGACGACGGCTTCCGCCTGGTCCTGCGGGAGCTGGGCTATGAGCGCCATCGTGCGGCAGGTGGAGAGGGACTCCATGGCTTCGACGGCGGTGTCGGAATCGGCGGCGTGGCCCGTCAGCTCGGTCTCGTCGCCGCCGACGGCGGGGCGCCGGCCGCGCATGCGGATGTGGTCGAGGGCGCGGTTGCGCGCGATCCGGGCGGCCCAGCCGCGGAAGCGGTCGGCGTCGCCGGTGAAGGAGTCGATGTCGCGGGCGATCTGCAGCCAGGCCTCGGAGGTGACGTCCTCCGCGTCGCCGTCGCCGACGAGCGTGCGGACGTATCCGAGCAGGCGTGGGTGCACGGCGCGGTACACAGTACGGAACGCGTTCTCGTCGCCGTCTTGTGCCGCGAGCACCGCGGTGGTCAGCTCCGCGTCGTCCCCCAGCAAAGTCCCCAACCCGTTCACTGTCCTGTACGTGTGGCGCAAATCAGCACGTTACGGGTTTCAAGCACCTTCGTCCACGAGTTGTACAACGAGCAACCAATCCTGCGCGGAGCGAGGTGTGACACAAAACGCACCCAAGACGCTGACAGGGGTACGGGCTTGTCGCACGAGTCCGTGACGGATGGCGGCCGGGGCCTCTCCTGTGGGGGGTGGCGGCCTCGGTCGCCCTCCCCTTTCCCCGGGCCGGCCCGCCGGCCGATCCCCCGGCCGCTCCTGCGGCCGATCTCCTGGCCGCTCCTCCTGCGGCCGCGACTCCCGCCATGATGCCCGGCCTCCCGCTCGCCCCGCACCCGGCCCACATGCGCTCTTGTCATCCTTTCGGCTCACTTCCGGGTGAAAACCCAGGATGCGTACGACACTCCCCGCCCCACGTCGATAGCGTGGCGGAACACCCGCGCCACGCCACGAGGAGCCCCCCGCTGTCCAGCCACCTTCCGGCACAGGCCCGCGGCAGCTCCGACCCCTTCCACGGCTCCGGGCTCGCGCGGTTCAACGCCCTGTCCCCCGAGTCCGCCCACGCCGCCCTGCTGCACTGCTGCGGCAGCCGGCGCTGGGCCCACCGGGTGGCCGCCCACCGCCCCTACCCCGACGCCGGCGCGCTACTCGCCGCCGCGGACGAAGCCTCGTACGACCTCTCCCAGGCGGATCTCTCCGAGGCGCTGGCCTGCGAGTTCCCGCCGGAGCTGGAGCAAGGGGCCTCGTTCGCCGCCCTGCTCGCGCTGGACGCGGCCCACGCGGAATACGAGCGGACCTTTGGCCACGCCTTCGTGATCTGCCTCGACGGGCACACCCCGGAGGAGCAGGCGGACCAGCTGCTGGCCGCCATCCGGCGGCGGATGGAGCTGGAGGTGGACGAGGAGCGCGCGATCTCCGCGGACGAGCTCCGTCGTGTCGCGCAGGCCCGGCTGGCCGATCTGACACGCTGGCTGACCTCGACAGATGGGATGTCCTCCGTCGAATTCGGGCTATTCGCCCCTGTGGGATAGTCCGTCCGTGCCTGTTTGATCACACCGATGGCCCCCGCGCGAGGGAACCGACAAAGCGTCGCTACGATGTCCGGGGCCGGAGGACCGTACCCGGCCGGGCCCGACCGACAAAGAAGCCGGCTGGCCCCCGCCCCGCTTCCGGAGGGTTTTCCGTGCCGGCTGGAACGTTGTACCGCGGCCGGGAAGGAATGTGGTCCTGGGTGGCTCATCGAGTCACCGGCGTCCTCATTTTCTTCTTCCTGTTCGTACACGTCCTCGACACCGCTCTCGTCCGCGTCTCTCCCGAGGCGTACGACGATGTCGTGGCTACCTACAAGACTCCGATCGTCGCGCTGCTGGAGTACGGCCTCGTCGCCGCAATCCTGTTCCACGCGCTCAACGGTCTCCGTGTCATCGCCGTGGACTTCTGGTCCAAGGGCCCGCGCTACCAGAAGCAGATGCTCTGGTCCGTCGTGGGCGTCTGGATCGTGCTGATGGCCGGGGCCGTGTACCCCGTGCTGCACCACGCCTACCTCGAACTGTTCGGGAAGTGACACGCATGTCTTCTGACACTTCTCCCGCCGACCTGAACAAGGTCATCGGCGACGTGGAGGCGATCTCCCTCTACGACGTCGACAACCCGGCGCCGTACATCGAGGCCCCGCGCAAGCGGACCGGCAAGACCCCGCGCTCGACCCGCGGCAACTTCGAGATGGTCGCGTGGCTCTTCATGCGCCTCTCGGGCATCGTGCTCGTCGTCCTGGTCATCGGCCACCTGCTGATCCAGCTCGTCCTCGACGGCGGCGTCTCCAAGATCGGCTTCGCCTTCGTGGCGGGC harbors:
- a CDS encoding RNA polymerase sigma factor; the encoded protein is MLGDDAELTTAVLAAQDGDENAFRTVYRAVHPRLLGYVRTLVGDGDAEDVTSEAWLQIARDIDSFTGDADRFRGWAARIARNRALDHIRMRGRRPAVGGDETELTGHAADSDTAVEAMESLSTCRTMALIAQLPQDQAEAVVLRVVVGLDAKSAAETLGKRPGAVRTAAHRGLKKLAELLGAEGGFEPDSDIDSGLGRGLGDNGGGQARDAGGERDLDGVPAQRAHGGGLVEQTGVTHSRWRTQKDM
- a CDS encoding succinate dehydrogenase hydrophobic membrane anchor subunit, which translates into the protein MSSDTSPADLNKVIGDVEAISLYDVDNPAPYIEAPRKRTGKTPRSTRGNFEMVAWLFMRLSGIVLVVLVIGHLLIQLVLDGGVSKIGFAFVAGRWASPFWQGWDLLMLWLAMLHGSNGLRTVINDYAERANTRLWLKGLLYTATVFTILLGTLVIFTFDPNIR
- a CDS encoding glycosyltransferase family 2 protein; translation: MLKLSVVVPFYNVQTYAPDALKSLELNARDDFEFLLVDDRSTDGTSALLERAARELPGASHLRHERNAGLATARNTGLDAARGEYIAFLDGDDWLAPGHLARTLAAIEALSCDFVRTDHVRCTGRARSVQRVPYGPDSVVADPRSAILPAGRTTSVDYPYAWAGMYHRRLLDRGLLHFTDGLRTAEDRPWIWRLHREAESFATVGLPGIFYRRGVSTSLTQIGDERQLDFIRSFDQVLADTAADREFDLLLPKAVRTYCAIIAHHIGSIERFEPAVAKKLRSMSAAALGRMPQDVLDRALDSMDSDRADLLRRLRRRARTADSAASAAAAALGPSPAGVRA
- the leuE gene encoding leucine efflux protein LeuE; the protein is MLGVTDLPTYLAGLVLIILLPGPNSLYVLSVAARRGVRVGYKAACGVFTGDAVLMTLAAVGAGALLQTSPLLFGVVKLLGAGYLTWLAVGMLRGAWTMWRSRHERAAAKDAAEAAAAAGTAGEAERPYRRALLISLFNPKAILFLMSFFVQFVDPSYAYPALSFLLLGGLMQIGSFLYLTTLIFGGTRLAAAFSSRKRLAAGASSAAGVLFLGFAAKLAVS
- a CDS encoding polysialyltransferase family glycosyltransferase, translating into MSAGVTQVFLASTLYGTATLAAALDAGCFPPAGRRILLTSNHSATAEVAPGLDSAPGFAALRTRFDEVVDWNAVIAPQHPSTWAPRSDDVPLWERQLRASWGLGSDRVELIVESLQVPPAQSLCRLFAGAAVEVYADGLMSYGPTRFRLDPQLGMRVRRVLHLDLVPGLEPLLLTEFGVRAEVIPAAAFLKVVAALSELEAPLVPAPSDGPPALLLGQYLSALDLMPAAEEEELHMAMVRGAHALGHRELVFKPHPSAPAAYARRAEEEAARLGVRLTVLDAPVLAETLYERLRPALVVGCFSTGLLTAATLYGLPVARTGTGAVLARLDPYPNSNRIPLALADALLPDLDDAAAVRSWTPAAAETAGLLTAVGFTMQPKILAERRPEAERWLAGQLTPRTWRYFTRRRLTALGLPGGIPAQLSFLPRSRTARRVARLLRRAVS
- a CDS encoding methylmalonyl-CoA mutase family protein encodes the protein MDRHAERHTESGVPIEPVYRPGDLAGWDPVTELGEPGAFPYTRGVYPTMYTGRPWTMRQYAGFATAAESNARYRQLIGSGAAGLSVAFDLPTQMGHDSDAPLAHGEVGKVGVAIDSVEDMRVLFDGIPLDRVSTSMTINAPAALLLLLYQLVAEEQGIGADALTGTVQNDVLKEYIARGTYIFPPGPSLRLTADTFRYCRAELPRWNTISISGYHMAEAGASPAQEIAFTLANAIAYVRTALAAGMEVDAFAPRLSFFFVARTTLLEEVAKFRAARRIWARVMREEFGARDPKSLMLRFHTQTAGVQLTAQQPELNLVRVAVQGLAAVLGGTQSLHTNSFDEAIALPTEKSARLALRTQQVLAYETDVPHTVDPFAGSYAVERMTDDVEAAALALMRRVEDMGGAVAAIEAGFQKGEIERNAYRIARETESGERVVVGVNRFALAEEEPYEPLRVDPAIEDRQRAALAALRAGRDGAAVAAALAAVRETAAGTGNVLYPVREALRARATVGEVCGALREVWGTYVPADSTW
- a CDS encoding DUF6716 putative glycosyltransferase, which gives rise to MAVLADSDTRWKWGALTARRLAPEPGSAHLTGYLLRGRATPTARQLGEVGVRTDRLTEVTCAGFLADIERERYDVVVLALVGGAAAAVLHGARALWPGPGPRPAFVTGYVGVVYEKLADGLLLRHGADLVLANSRHDADRFRAVYRGVGADADAVVETVLPFLGGAPYSPVGDRTHRVVFAVQPSVPQSRADRSYLLRRAAEHARLHPDREVLVKLRSRPGEHTTHLEELPYQRLAQQLPGGLPSNCRLVYGNMGEVLDTADLLVTVSSTAALESLHRGIPTAVLTDLGVRETLGNHHFLGSGCLASWTELDAGLLPKGDPDWLAAQGVAPAGDGTGVDGTAGDGTGAGGGDAYAAARARLAELTGPGGLPPLAPYYTQATAPGYLPGILARHHLGPDGHPLPGAPRPDQGESRLRRRLRAHLRDAARGAYRHGVQRVAPAIRRLGEL
- a CDS encoding L,D-transpeptidase family protein, translated to MHRQKVIIRALGLATAVALAATACGPQKSGATGSGSSAPASPTAVASPETSPSSDAKPGDASPSPSASASASPSASASPSPTVKQVMANGDDSEQVRELQARLRQLKLMSVAPTGFYGSKTTAAVKSFQTKNGLSATGGVDEPTWKKVQSLSKKPTADELRPPTVNEADAPDPRCMEGRVMCISKESRTLAWMIDGKVISTMDVRFGSENTPTREGVFKVDRKEKDWVSTIYHTPMPYAMFFSGGQAVHYSADFAARGYAGASHGCVNVRDKGKLSALFSSVQNGDKVVVYW
- a CDS encoding 2-oxo-4-hydroxy-4-carboxy-5-ureidoimidazoline decarboxylase → MSSHLPAQARGSSDPFHGSGLARFNALSPESAHAALLHCCGSRRWAHRVAAHRPYPDAGALLAAADEASYDLSQADLSEALACEFPPELEQGASFAALLALDAAHAEYERTFGHAFVICLDGHTPEEQADQLLAAIRRRMELEVDEERAISADELRRVAQARLADLTRWLTSTDGMSSVEFGLFAPVG
- the sdhC gene encoding succinate dehydrogenase, cytochrome b556 subunit encodes the protein MPAGTLYRGREGMWSWVAHRVTGVLIFFFLFVHVLDTALVRVSPEAYDDVVATYKTPIVALLEYGLVAAILFHALNGLRVIAVDFWSKGPRYQKQMLWSVVGVWIVLMAGAVYPVLHHAYLELFGK